One genomic region from Spirosoma sp. KCTC 42546 encodes:
- a CDS encoding alpha/beta fold hydrolase: MKLYFSFLLLSWLTAFSAFAQTIPYPYPVRYITLHQEQKTMRMAYMDVAPVSTANGKSVILFHGKNFNGIYWRDVIAFLSKAGYRVIVPDQVGWGKSDYPDLHYSFHALATNNKRLLDSLKINKVIVIAHSMGGMLATRFTLLYPTLVSQLILENPIGLEDYRSFVPYSPLDSLYKTEVAATYESYKNYQQSYYPQWKPEYEEWVRAQAAALTDPRFKRIAWANALTYQMIYEQPVCYEFKNIKVPTLLIIGQADRTIVGKARVPKTIVNQYGQYPILGKHTQQQIPGSQLVELPGVGHIPHIQTLEAYKKAVLEFLK, encoded by the coding sequence ATGAAACTTTATTTTTCGTTTCTCCTACTTAGTTGGCTAACAGCTTTTTCGGCCTTCGCGCAGACCATTCCGTACCCCTATCCGGTACGATACATCACGTTGCATCAAGAGCAAAAAACGATGCGAATGGCGTATATGGATGTAGCTCCCGTCAGTACAGCAAATGGCAAAAGTGTTATTCTGTTTCACGGCAAAAACTTTAATGGCATCTACTGGCGGGATGTGATTGCTTTTCTAAGCAAGGCTGGTTACCGGGTTATTGTGCCCGATCAGGTTGGCTGGGGCAAATCTGATTATCCAGATTTACACTATAGCTTTCATGCCCTGGCAACTAATAACAAACGATTACTTGATTCCCTGAAAATCAACAAGGTAATCGTTATTGCCCATTCGATGGGTGGCATGTTGGCTACGCGATTTACCTTACTCTACCCAACTTTAGTCAGCCAGCTTATTCTGGAGAACCCCATTGGCCTGGAAGATTATCGTTCGTTTGTACCCTATTCTCCCCTCGATAGCCTGTACAAAACGGAAGTAGCAGCTACTTACGAGTCCTACAAGAACTATCAGCAGAGTTATTATCCACAATGGAAGCCTGAATATGAAGAGTGGGTTCGAGCGCAGGCAGCCGCTCTGACCGATCCACGATTCAAGCGCATTGCCTGGGCCAATGCGCTCACCTACCAGATGATTTACGAGCAGCCCGTCTGCTACGAATTCAAAAATATTAAGGTACCTACCCTACTCATCATTGGTCAGGCCGACCGAACCATTGTTGGCAAAGCCCGCGTCCCGAAAACTATAGTCAACCAATATGGCCAATACCCGATCCTGGGTAAGCATACGCAACAGCAGATTCCAGGTAGTCAGTTAGTTGAGCTTCCGGGTGTGGGTCATATTCCACATATACAAACACTGGAAGCCTACAAAAAGGCTGTTCTGGAATTTTTGAAGTAA
- a CDS encoding thioredoxin family protein, which yields MNYILTLLTALGLAASSPFDKPAKPAAQPVIVLELFTSQGCSSCPAADKALQEITQQAIRSGQAVYGLSFHVDYWNRLGWQDPFSAKQYTDRQRQYDRTLKTQTYTPQLVINGKQDIVGGQRGRIEQTIQTIQKQPASAFIGVDGTVTRDGKQATVSYELSAAGPYRVNIALVQKEAHTAVKNGENGGRTLVNTNVVRQFKTVDESGTSGKLVLPLPTDLTTDQTAVLVYVQRTDNGQIVGAKQL from the coding sequence ATGAATTACATCCTCACTCTCCTGACCGCTTTAGGGTTAGCTGCATCATCTCCTTTCGACAAACCGGCAAAACCAGCGGCCCAGCCTGTTATTGTACTGGAGTTATTCACGTCGCAGGGATGTTCTAGCTGCCCGGCCGCCGACAAGGCCTTGCAGGAAATTACTCAGCAAGCCATCCGATCAGGTCAGGCCGTTTATGGGCTGTCATTCCACGTCGATTACTGGAACCGGCTGGGCTGGCAGGACCCATTCAGTGCCAAACAATATACCGACCGGCAACGCCAATACGACCGTACCCTGAAAACCCAGACCTACACACCACAACTGGTCATTAACGGGAAGCAGGATATCGTTGGCGGCCAACGCGGACGTATTGAGCAGACTATTCAAACCATTCAGAAACAACCGGCATCGGCTTTTATAGGCGTCGATGGCACAGTTACCCGTGATGGAAAACAGGCAACCGTTTCGTACGAGCTATCTGCCGCTGGCCCTTATCGCGTAAATATAGCTTTGGTCCAGAAAGAAGCCCATACGGCAGTGAAGAACGGCGAGAATGGAGGTCGCACCCTCGTGAACACAAACGTAGTTCGGCAATTCAAAACCGTCGACGAATCAGGGACATCGGGAAAACTGGTTCTGCCCTTACCTACAGATCTGACTACCGATCAAACAGCCGTTCTTGTGTACGTGCAACGAACCGATAACGGGCAGATTGTTGGTGCAAAACAGTTGTGA
- a CDS encoding molybdopterin-dependent oxidoreductase: protein MSQSTEPKLPESDIPESAVRRRMLKSFGWFAVASAVPVGVYQWITKSPGAQGIKRPFRNILNANEQVARTYFSNTHLVPTFSIADAAKKARVNGYDGIKTPIPEDWKLQIDQPSETDQPLMLTIDDIKALPKHEIVYEFKCIEGWSQVQHWGGARLSDFLAKHKLGTRSGNGPNPDNTDDLYKYVGMETPDEGYYVGIDMESALHPQTLLAYELNGEPITAPHGAPLRLIIPVKYGVKNLKRIGRIFFSDERPRDFWAERGYDYYVGL, encoded by the coding sequence ATGAGCCAGTCAACAGAACCGAAACTCCCTGAAAGTGATATTCCTGAGTCGGCTGTTCGTCGGCGGATGCTTAAATCGTTTGGCTGGTTTGCAGTGGCCAGCGCCGTACCAGTTGGTGTATATCAGTGGATCACGAAGAGTCCCGGCGCTCAGGGAATTAAACGACCTTTTCGTAACATATTAAATGCCAATGAACAGGTAGCCCGAACGTACTTCAGCAATACGCACTTAGTACCCACATTCTCTATAGCCGATGCAGCAAAGAAAGCACGGGTCAATGGCTATGATGGTATTAAAACCCCCATTCCGGAAGACTGGAAGCTACAGATTGATCAGCCTTCGGAAACAGACCAACCACTCATGCTAACCATTGATGACATTAAAGCCCTGCCCAAACACGAAATCGTGTATGAATTCAAGTGCATTGAGGGCTGGAGTCAGGTGCAGCACTGGGGTGGTGCGCGACTGTCAGACTTTTTGGCGAAACATAAGCTGGGTACCCGAAGTGGCAACGGGCCTAATCCAGATAACACGGACGACCTATACAAGTATGTTGGCATGGAAACACCTGACGAAGGCTATTACGTAGGCATCGACATGGAAAGTGCCTTACATCCGCAAACATTACTGGCCTACGAACTAAACGGGGAACCCATTACAGCGCCCCACGGTGCACCGCTTCGGTTAATTATTCCCGTGAAATACGGCGTAAAAAACCTGAAACGAATCGGTCGAATTTTCTTCTCCGACGAGCGTCCGCGCGATTTCTGGGCTGAACGAGGGTATGATTATTATGTAGGCTTATAA
- a CDS encoding cytochrome b/b6 domain-containing protein, whose product MKRIVHKHPLAIRWFHWINFPVLFVMIWSGLLIYWAYDPYKIQIGDYTLLSFFPDGFYTFLHVPRRLAEGMAWHWVFMWLFMLNGLLYVGYTFISGEWRHLVPNRNSFLEAIQVTLYDFGLRKTQPPFIKYNGAQKIAYFSIMLMGIGSVLTGFAIYKPTQFSWLTSVLGGYKAARLEHFILTVGYVLFFAIHIWQVIRAGWQNFQSMVTGFEVIKPHNPEHPVTNEPVIDQPIEPQPVEPSPTPTPALS is encoded by the coding sequence ATGAAACGCATTGTCCATAAACACCCACTGGCTATTCGGTGGTTTCACTGGATTAACTTTCCAGTTCTGTTCGTTATGATCTGGAGTGGTCTCCTGATTTACTGGGCGTACGATCCCTATAAAATCCAGATCGGCGATTATACCCTGCTGTCATTCTTTCCCGATGGTTTCTATACGTTCCTGCATGTACCTCGCCGATTAGCCGAAGGAATGGCTTGGCACTGGGTATTTATGTGGCTGTTTATGCTAAACGGTCTGCTCTATGTGGGCTACACATTCATTTCGGGCGAATGGCGGCATCTGGTCCCGAATCGAAACTCGTTTCTGGAGGCCATTCAGGTAACCCTCTACGATTTTGGTCTTCGTAAAACTCAACCGCCCTTTATCAAATACAACGGTGCCCAGAAGATCGCCTATTTTTCCATCATGCTAATGGGCATTGGCTCGGTTCTAACGGGTTTCGCCATTTATAAACCCACCCAATTTTCGTGGCTGACGAGTGTACTGGGAGGCTACAAAGCCGCCCGACTGGAGCATTTCATACTAACGGTTGGCTACGTCCTGTTTTTTGCGATCCACATTTGGCAGGTGATTCGGGCGGGCTGGCAAAACTTCCAGTCGATGGTAACGGGTTTTGAAGTGATAAAGCCGCATAATCCAGAACACCCGGTTACGAACGAACCCGTCATTGATCAACCAATTGAACCGCAACCTGTCGAACCTTCACCTACCCCAACTCCTGCCCTATCATGA